A window from Kovacikia minuta CCNUW1 encodes these proteins:
- a CDS encoding DUF3155 domain-containing protein, whose translation MARRRKRKSRRRQEGRRILENVPQFSIECGEDKPVTAARKFIHSEGIVPPALLLVKRNEHTTDRYFWAEKGLFGAQYVEENHFLFPSLRVSEDEPAELSVAAARSR comes from the coding sequence TTGGCAAGGAGACGCAAGCGTAAGAGTCGGCGGCGGCAGGAAGGGCGGAGAATTCTGGAGAATGTGCCACAATTCAGCATCGAGTGTGGAGAAGATAAGCCCGTTACAGCAGCTCGTAAGTTCATTCATTCGGAGGGAATCGTTCCGCCAGCGTTGTTACTCGTGAAGCGGAATGAACATACGACGGATAGATACTTCTGGGCAGAAAAGGGGCTATTCGGCGCACAGTATGTTGAGGAAAATCATTTCCTCTTCCCCAGTTTGAGGGTATCTGAAGACGAGCCAGCGGAACTTTCAGTTGCCGCAGCTCGGAGCCGTTAA
- a CDS encoding PadR family transcriptional regulator: MKFDDIYKFFQAPPPFYLNKELAVCYVLAVLSRGDSYGTELIQLLETDYPTYRLSDTVLYSALKFLEDEEIIEGYWKKVEGRGRPRRMYQIRSGAVQQAQGLTQLWYDYVKKSNSLPHTNGLAPSGGI; the protein is encoded by the coding sequence ATGAAGTTTGACGATATTTACAAGTTTTTTCAAGCACCACCTCCTTTTTATCTCAATAAGGAGTTAGCAGTGTGTTACGTCCTCGCTGTTCTATCTCGCGGGGATTCCTATGGAACTGAGTTAATCCAATTGCTGGAAACTGACTATCCTACCTATCGCCTCTCCGATACTGTGCTATACAGTGCGCTTAAGTTCCTGGAGGACGAAGAGATCATTGAAGGGTATTGGAAAAAGGTTGAAGGTCGAGGACGGCCCCGGCGGATGTATCAAATCCGATCAGGGGCGGTTCAGCAAGCGCAGGGCTTAACGCAGCTTTGGTACGACTATGTCAAAAAGAGCAACAGTTTGCCTCACACCAATGGGTTAGCTCCAAGCGGTGGTATCTGA
- a CDS encoding photosynthesis system II assembly factor Ycf48 yields MHLATKFLKQFVALVAIALLCMGCGSYLAATSSNPWQVITLPTDANPIDLSFTDDLAHGWLVGSNSTLLETTDGGKNWETRNLELDQSYRFSSVSFSGDEGWIAGQPSILLHTTDGGKSWSRVPLSAKLPGSPNTILALGSQAAEMTTDVGAIYKTIDGGKNWRAMVAEAVGVVRNISRSSDGKYVAVSSRGNFYSTWEPGQVAWEPHNRNSSRRVQNMGYTADGRLWMLARGGQIQFTSPENPENWQDSVSPESSTSWGLLDLAYRTPDEIWVSGGSGNLLRSLDGGVTWEKDKAVEDIPSNFYKILFFTPEHGFILGQKGTLLRYEETSEAA; encoded by the coding sequence ATGCATTTAGCCACGAAGTTCTTGAAACAGTTTGTCGCCCTGGTTGCGATCGCCCTTCTCTGTATGGGGTGTGGTAGTTATCTGGCTGCGACCAGTTCCAACCCCTGGCAGGTGATTACGCTACCCACGGATGCCAATCCGATCGACCTTAGCTTTACCGATGATTTAGCTCATGGCTGGTTGGTAGGGTCAAATTCGACGCTACTAGAAACAACCGACGGGGGGAAAAACTGGGAAACTCGCAACCTGGAGCTAGACCAGTCCTATCGGTTTAGTTCGGTTAGCTTTTCAGGTGACGAGGGATGGATTGCGGGTCAACCGTCGATTTTGCTCCATACAACAGATGGAGGCAAATCCTGGTCTAGAGTTCCCTTGAGCGCAAAGTTACCTGGCTCTCCCAATACAATTCTGGCGTTGGGGTCTCAGGCGGCTGAAATGACCACCGATGTTGGTGCCATTTATAAGACGATCGATGGGGGGAAGAATTGGCGAGCCATGGTGGCAGAAGCAGTTGGGGTTGTCCGGAATATTTCCCGTTCATCCGATGGTAAGTATGTTGCGGTTTCATCTAGAGGGAATTTCTATTCCACCTGGGAACCAGGACAGGTTGCCTGGGAACCCCATAACCGAAACAGTTCTCGCCGTGTCCAAAATATGGGCTATACGGCAGATGGAAGGCTCTGGATGCTGGCGCGGGGCGGGCAAATTCAATTTACCTCGCCAGAAAACCCAGAAAATTGGCAGGATTCAGTTAGTCCAGAGTCCTCAACCAGTTGGGGATTGTTGGACCTGGCTTACCGGACACCCGATGAGATTTGGGTTTCTGGTGGCAGTGGGAACCTGTTACGCAGTCTTGATGGTGGTGTGACTTGGGAGAAAGATAAAGCAGTGGAGGACATTCCTTCTAACTTCTATAAGATCCTGTTCTTTACTCCAGAACATGGATTCATTTTGGGACAGAAGGGGACTCTGTTAAGGTACGAGGAAACCTCTGAAGCAGCTTAA
- a CDS encoding S-layer homology domain-containing protein has translation MSNSNPWRSGTALLVALGMTAGTVAPFVIPAPAFAQKTFPDVPPTYWAAPFIQELSARGIIVGFAEDGTFRPEEPVTRAQFASMIRRAFNRPPIRNPIRFTDVPEGYWAAGAIEEAYTTGFMAGYPGNQFRPYENIPRAQILVSLASGLNFANTAPVNQVLLAYADAGDIPRYARPGVAATTERQVVVNYPDIKLLNPNRAATRAEVAAFIYQALVSQGQAAVIPSPYIVGQQPPGPVGVKIPAGTPIPARYEGGDRILLARNETQSVPLTLKIAQNVVTNQGQVLIPAGSDVTGQLQTVQGGAQFIANEIILPDGQRLPFSATSDLLNNYYVVRREPSTGRIILGTLVGAGAGAGVAAVTGDRHIKAWEVLTGAAAGALVGTFLGGTSVEAIAIEPGTNITLTLTSDLVIGSAPPPPIQPRQVEPAPEPVAPSEAAPEAAPAAPAPVTPQKY, from the coding sequence ATGTCTAATTCCAACCCCTGGAGATCGGGGACTGCTCTGTTGGTTGCGTTGGGAATGACGGCAGGAACCGTCGCCCCGTTCGTTATCCCTGCCCCCGCCTTCGCTCAGAAAACCTTTCCAGATGTGCCCCCCACCTATTGGGCAGCACCCTTTATTCAAGAGCTGTCTGCCCGTGGAATTATTGTTGGTTTTGCGGAAGATGGCACGTTTCGTCCTGAAGAGCCGGTAACCCGCGCCCAATTTGCTTCGATGATTCGGAGAGCGTTTAACCGTCCTCCCATTCGAAATCCGATCCGGTTTACGGATGTCCCTGAAGGATATTGGGCGGCTGGGGCGATCGAAGAGGCCTACACCACAGGATTCATGGCAGGCTACCCAGGCAACCAGTTTAGACCCTACGAAAATATTCCCCGTGCTCAAATTCTGGTGTCCTTAGCCAGTGGATTAAACTTTGCTAACACCGCACCGGTTAACCAGGTTCTATTAGCCTATGCAGATGCGGGAGATATTCCTCGCTACGCCCGTCCCGGTGTAGCAGCGACGACCGAGCGGCAGGTGGTCGTCAACTACCCCGACATCAAATTGCTCAATCCCAACCGGGCAGCAACACGGGCAGAAGTTGCCGCATTTATTTACCAGGCATTGGTCAGTCAGGGGCAGGCAGCCGTAATTCCCTCGCCCTATATTGTCGGGCAGCAACCTCCTGGTCCCGTTGGGGTCAAAATACCTGCGGGAACTCCCATTCCTGCTCGCTATGAGGGGGGCGATCGAATTTTGCTTGCCCGAAACGAAACCCAGTCGGTTCCCCTGACCCTAAAAATTGCTCAGAACGTTGTCACCAATCAGGGCCAGGTGCTGATTCCAGCAGGGAGTGATGTTACCGGACAACTGCAAACCGTCCAGGGGGGTGCCCAATTTATTGCCAACGAAATTATTCTGCCAGATGGTCAGCGGTTGCCATTTAGCGCCACCTCTGACTTACTGAATAATTACTATGTGGTCAGACGGGAACCCAGTACGGGCAGGATCATTCTTGGCACTCTGGTCGGTGCCGGTGCCGGTGCGGGTGTTGCTGCGGTCACAGGAGATCGCCATATCAAAGCCTGGGAAGTTCTCACTGGTGCTGCCGCAGGAGCACTGGTTGGCACTTTCCTGGGAGGAACTTCAGTCGAGGCGATCGCGATTGAACCTGGTACCAACATCACCCTCACCCTTACCTCCGATCTGGTGATTGGTTCAGCACCTCCCCCTCCGATTCAGCCCCGCCAGGTAGAACCCGCCCCAGAACCTGTAGCCCCATCCGAAGCAGCCCCAGAAGCAGCTCCCGCTGCACCTGCGCCAGTGACGCCTCAAAAGTACTAA
- a CDS encoding GAF domain-containing sensor histidine kinase encodes MPTSTEFLALCRAQIALLTQGLGASLSVVYLTQELAEGAETRLVPVVAYPETAIAWQQRNPLQLPLTTGFDHVPVPRLLLEDKNRTDGRRRDAEKSPAHPFVDESQESGEKARSIQPNSSLVPQRQLVLPLIHEEGVLGLLVTERNDRAWTEWEQTQIQQIASTLAIACVLDQRHQWLDQSHQQQRLLQAQQHDVLDNLLHQFRNSLTALQTFSKLILRRLLPGDSNREIAASITREATRLRELSQQLEAAAIGMEVEAATPISLPPVAADWQSASSAEDTEVQISPGTIPLLPAAGVLVRGESLLLEPCSLMAVLEPLLASAGAIAQERNLTLQSHISANLPPIQVNAQALREVLNNLLENALKYTPAGQITVLVNFPPQFPSQLENSTSWLEICISDTGPGIPLEDLPHIFERRFRGVQAQGEIPGSGLGLAIARELVEQMHGRIQVFSPALPTHLNSPTTAGKPGTTFVVWLPVAE; translated from the coding sequence ATGCCTACCAGTACGGAATTTCTAGCTCTTTGTCGAGCGCAGATAGCTTTGTTGACGCAAGGCTTGGGGGCGTCTTTGAGCGTGGTTTATCTGACTCAAGAGCTGGCTGAAGGGGCAGAAACACGACTGGTACCTGTGGTGGCCTATCCTGAAACTGCAATCGCATGGCAACAGCGGAACCCACTGCAACTTCCTTTAACAACGGGGTTTGATCACGTTCCTGTTCCCCGTCTCTTGTTGGAAGACAAAAATCGTACAGATGGCCGTCGGAGGGATGCGGAGAAATCTCCCGCACACCCTTTTGTGGATGAATCTCAAGAGTCGGGAGAAAAGGCGCGTTCAATTCAACCAAATTCTTCCCTGGTTCCTCAACGCCAGCTTGTTCTGCCGCTGATTCATGAGGAAGGGGTGTTGGGGTTGTTGGTGACCGAGCGCAATGACCGGGCCTGGACGGAATGGGAACAGACACAAATTCAGCAAATTGCTAGTACGCTTGCGATCGCCTGTGTGCTGGACCAGCGCCATCAGTGGCTAGACCAAAGCCACCAGCAGCAACGGCTGTTACAGGCGCAGCAGCACGATGTTTTAGACAATCTGCTGCACCAATTCCGTAACTCCTTAACTGCCCTCCAGACTTTTAGTAAGCTGATTCTGCGACGGTTGCTGCCAGGGGACAGCAATCGCGAAATTGCTGCCAGTATCACCCGTGAAGCAACTCGGTTACGGGAACTCTCCCAACAGCTTGAAGCCGCTGCCATTGGCATGGAAGTAGAAGCCGCCACTCCCATTTCCTTACCTCCAGTCGCGGCAGATTGGCAATCGGCTTCCTCAGCGGAGGATACAGAAGTGCAAATTTCTCCAGGAACCATTCCCCTTTTGCCAGCAGCAGGGGTACTGGTGAGGGGGGAATCTTTGTTGTTGGAGCCATGTTCATTAATGGCAGTTTTGGAACCATTGCTGGCATCTGCGGGGGCGATCGCGCAAGAGCGAAACCTCACTTTACAGTCCCATATCTCCGCCAACCTCCCTCCCATTCAGGTAAACGCTCAGGCACTTAGGGAAGTGTTGAACAACTTGCTTGAAAATGCCCTGAAATATACACCTGCGGGTCAGATTACAGTTCTAGTCAACTTTCCGCCCCAATTTCCTTCTCAGCTTGAGAACTCGACATCCTGGTTAGAAATTTGTATCAGCGATACGGGACCAGGTATTCCACTTGAAGACCTGCCCCACATTTTTGAGCGGCGGTTTCGAGGGGTTCAGGCACAGGGTGAAATTCCAGGTAGCGGATTAGGATTGGCGATCGCCCGCGAACTGGTGGAACAAATGCACGGCAGGATTCAGGTATTTAGTCCTGCCTTACCAACCCACCTAAACAGCCCCACAACCGCAGGAAAACCAGGAACGACTTTTGTCGTCTGGCTGCCAGTGGCGGAGTGA
- the ndhC gene encoding photosynthetic/respiratory NAD(P)H-quinone oxidoreductase subunit C — translation MFVLSGYEYLLGFLLVCSLVPLLALTAAKLVRPSRRGPERRTTYESGMEPIGGAWIQFNIRYYMFALIFVIFDVETVFLYPWAVAFNQLGLLAFIEALIFVAILVVGLVYAWRKGALEWS, via the coding sequence GTGTTTGTCCTCAGCGGATATGAGTATCTATTAGGGTTTTTGCTGGTCTGTAGTCTGGTGCCACTACTTGCTCTGACTGCCGCTAAACTGGTTCGACCGAGTCGTCGGGGGCCAGAACGCCGAACAACTTACGAGTCTGGTATGGAACCCATTGGGGGTGCCTGGATTCAGTTCAACATTCGCTACTATATGTTTGCGCTGATCTTTGTCATCTTTGATGTTGAGACCGTATTTCTCTACCCCTGGGCGGTTGCTTTCAACCAATTAGGTTTACTCGCCTTTATCGAAGCTCTGATCTTTGTCGCAATCCTTGTGGTTGGTCTTGTCTACGCCTGGCGTAAAGGAGCACTGGAATGGTCCTAA
- the ndhK gene encoding photosynthetic/respiratory NAD(P)H-quinone oxidoreductase subunit K — MVLNSNSAIESAALGQAELVLNPIERPKITQELSENVVLTTVDDLYNWARLSSLWPLLYGTACCFIEFAALIGSRFDFDRFGLVPRSTPRQADLIITAGTITMKMAPALVRLYEQMPDPKYVIAMGACTITGGMFSVDSPSAVRGVDKLIPVDVYLPGCPPRPEAIIDAIIKLRKKISNESIQERGSLRQTHRYYSTTHTMKAADPILTGQYLQSGTRETPPKELMEAMGMPVPPALLTAEKEAVDRG, encoded by the coding sequence ATGGTCCTAAATTCAAATTCTGCAATCGAAAGTGCTGCCCTTGGGCAGGCTGAACTGGTTCTTAATCCGATCGAGCGTCCTAAGATTACCCAAGAACTATCGGAAAACGTCGTTCTGACAACAGTAGATGACCTTTACAACTGGGCAAGGCTCTCCAGCCTTTGGCCTCTGTTGTACGGGACTGCGTGCTGTTTTATTGAATTTGCGGCTCTGATTGGTTCTCGCTTTGACTTCGATCGCTTCGGTCTGGTGCCGCGTTCCACACCTCGACAGGCTGACCTGATCATTACTGCTGGAACCATCACCATGAAAATGGCTCCTGCCCTGGTCCGATTGTATGAGCAAATGCCCGATCCGAAGTATGTCATCGCGATGGGAGCATGCACGATTACGGGGGGAATGTTTAGTGTTGATTCGCCTTCAGCCGTGCGGGGAGTAGATAAGCTAATTCCCGTTGATGTCTATTTGCCTGGATGTCCACCCCGACCAGAGGCAATTATTGACGCGATTATCAAATTGCGTAAGAAGATTTCAAACGAATCCATTCAAGAACGGGGATCGCTGAGACAGACCCACCGCTACTACAGCACAACCCACACAATGAAAGCGGCAGATCCCATCCTCACGGGGCAGTATCTCCAATCTGGAACCCGCGAAACTCCGCCCAAAGAACTGATGGAGGCAATGGGTATGCCCGTGCCACCTGCACTTTTAACTGCTGAAAAGGAGGCTGTTGATCGTGGCTGA
- a CDS encoding response regulator has protein sequence MSDETRAPHVATELPSLRVLIVEDDPMMQLGLEQSLEDYPQLTIVGQATDGYLGVEMALKFKPDVIVMDIGLPRLDGIEATRQIKAVLPDVRIVMLTSHTTENEVIAALSSGADAYCIKGTNVDRLIAAIAAAQEGATYLDPQIARKVIEHLKPPSPTSNVGHLSQRKLEVLKLMVEGKSNPEIAAELYLSPNTVKTHIRGIMNKLAVDDRVQAAVVALRTGLV, from the coding sequence ATGTCAGACGAAACTCGAGCACCCCATGTCGCTACTGAACTTCCCTCCCTACGAGTTCTCATCGTAGAAGATGACCCGATGATGCAACTAGGGCTAGAACAGTCCCTGGAGGATTATCCTCAACTAACCATTGTCGGGCAGGCAACCGATGGTTACCTGGGAGTAGAGATGGCACTCAAATTTAAGCCCGATGTGATTGTGATGGATATTGGGTTGCCCAGACTTGATGGAATTGAAGCGACGCGGCAGATCAAGGCAGTTTTACCCGATGTGCGGATTGTCATGCTAACTTCCCACACGACCGAAAATGAGGTAATTGCAGCCCTCTCTAGTGGAGCAGATGCCTACTGCATTAAGGGGACAAATGTAGATCGGTTGATCGCAGCGATCGCGGCTGCCCAAGAAGGTGCAACCTACCTCGACCCCCAAATTGCCCGCAAAGTCATTGAACACCTCAAACCCCCTTCCCCCACCAGCAATGTGGGACATTTATCCCAGAGGAAACTGGAGGTGTTGAAACTGATGGTTGAAGGCAAAAGTAATCCTGAAATTGCCGCCGAACTGTATCTCAGCCCCAACACGGTTAAAACCCATATTCGTGGCATTATGAACAAGCTTGCTGTGGACGATCGAGTCCAGGCAGCCGTGGTTGCCCTGCGCACGGGATTAGTCTAA
- a CDS encoding DUF2949 domain-containing protein gives MESHRSNTQLIKFLQQELSISATSIAMALRHSEQDRGPLHMILWQYGLVSLEQLEQIFDWLEG, from the coding sequence GTGGAATCTCATCGCAGCAATACTCAGTTAATTAAGTTTCTACAGCAGGAACTCTCGATCTCCGCTACCTCGATCGCTATGGCACTACGGCATAGCGAACAGGATAGGGGACCCCTTCATATGATCCTCTGGCAATATGGCCTAGTTTCCTTAGAGCAGCTAGAGCAGATTTTTGACTGGCTGGAAGGTTAA
- a CDS encoding rubredoxin, with protein MSTQAADPKTLDRYECLACGYIYEPIKGDDRRQVSAGTDFESLPNDWRCPVCGAPKPRFKNIGTAGAPSGFQENLKYGLGVNTLTPGQKNLLIFGALGLAVLFFLSLYGIQ; from the coding sequence ATGAGTACTCAAGCTGCTGATCCAAAAACACTGGACCGTTACGAATGTTTGGCCTGTGGCTACATCTATGAGCCGATTAAGGGGGATGATCGACGGCAGGTTTCAGCGGGAACTGATTTTGAATCGTTACCCAACGATTGGCGTTGCCCTGTTTGTGGAGCGCCCAAGCCACGATTTAAGAATATTGGAACAGCTGGTGCTCCGTCTGGCTTCCAGGAGAACTTGAAGTATGGATTGGGAGTGAATACCCTCACTCCTGGACAGAAAAATCTCTTAATTTTTGGTGCGTTGGGGTTGGCTGTTCTGTTCTTTCTGAGCCTTTACGGGATTCAGTAG
- a CDS encoding cofactor assembly of complex C subunit B, translating to MVSSVLLSTFLLTLLLAVGLLFFIRASVKDRTESVRLMSEQPEESIWLQLQQYFTQRAYRVQLSDAENHQVMFGGGRSS from the coding sequence ATGGTTTCTTCTGTTCTTTTATCTACATTCCTGCTCACGCTTTTACTAGCGGTAGGTTTGCTCTTTTTTATCCGGGCTTCAGTCAAGGATCGGACTGAGAGTGTACGGTTGATGTCTGAGCAGCCAGAAGAATCTATCTGGTTGCAGCTTCAGCAATACTTTACCCAACGGGCTTACCGGGTCCAGTTGAGCGATGCAGAAAACCATCAGGTTATGTTTGGAGGGGGTCGTTCGTCCTAG
- a CDS encoding NAD(P)H-quinone oxidoreductase subunit J: protein MPVTPEESSITPADTTAVVEAGNVSKWLTQNGFDHEFIGLDASKVEILKVDRDFLIPFATALYAYGFNYLQCQGAYDDGPGKDLVSFYHLTKVNDNADRPEEVRVKVFLSREDPRIPSVYWIWKAADWQERESYDMYGIVYEGHPNLKRILMPEDWVGWPLRKDYISPDFYELQDAY, encoded by the coding sequence ATGCCGGTAACTCCTGAGGAATCTAGCATCACACCCGCCGATACGACTGCGGTTGTGGAAGCAGGCAACGTTTCTAAGTGGTTGACTCAGAATGGGTTTGATCACGAATTTATAGGATTGGATGCCTCCAAGGTTGAAATTCTGAAGGTCGATCGCGATTTTTTAATTCCCTTCGCTACCGCTCTGTATGCCTATGGGTTCAATTATTTGCAGTGCCAGGGGGCATATGATGATGGTCCAGGGAAGGATCTGGTCAGCTTCTATCACTTAACGAAAGTGAACGATAATGCCGATCGTCCAGAAGAGGTTCGAGTCAAGGTATTTCTGTCGCGTGAAGATCCGCGCATTCCCTCGGTCTACTGGATCTGGAAGGCAGCAGATTGGCAAGAACGTGAGTCCTACGACATGTATGGCATTGTGTATGAAGGACATCCAAACTTAAAGCGGATTCTGATGCCAGAAGATTGGGTTGGCTGGCCTCTCCGGAAGGATTACATTTCTCCTGACTTCTACGAATTGCAGGATGCCTACTAA
- a CDS encoding cofactor assembly of complex C subunit B yields MQKTIRLCLEGVVRPSLFLGVFLTVLAAIGILCLALVLSILFPAPSIAWFGLILFAPLAGFFYWRKAGRSEKVLLKVETVPAESERQSVVTVTAHRDEVAELRRSFPWELME; encoded by the coding sequence ATGCAGAAAACCATCAGGTTATGTTTGGAGGGGGTCGTTCGTCCTAGCCTGTTTTTGGGTGTGTTTCTGACGGTGCTGGCGGCGATCGGAATTCTTTGTTTGGCGCTGGTACTGTCGATTCTGTTTCCGGCTCCTTCGATCGCCTGGTTTGGGTTGATTCTGTTTGCTCCTCTAGCCGGTTTTTTCTATTGGCGTAAGGCAGGACGCTCAGAAAAAGTTCTACTTAAGGTAGAAACAGTTCCCGCTGAATCGGAAAGGCAAAGCGTGGTTACCGTTACCGCCCATCGGGATGAAGTGGCTGAGTTACGTCGGTCGTTTCCCTGGGAGTTGATGGAATAG
- a CDS encoding DUF3611 family protein, which produces MLDKPGSTSVPSSLPEIAKTFRLAGWVGFWVQLVLTVISSVILIFAGALSRSPGANQNSPTTGIGVVVTIFGIVVLLFNMYWALFRYVPIGRKLDGNPSTRPKRHETIKVLRTGLIASLIGMLLSLLGAQATVGLLAAKAFNQGIGGFVNTDPSKFIQPLDILVVQASVNVVLAQFFGIAAALWLLNRITR; this is translated from the coding sequence ATGCTCGATAAACCTGGTTCCACTTCAGTTCCTTCATCCCTTCCCGAAATTGCCAAAACCTTTCGTTTGGCAGGCTGGGTTGGCTTTTGGGTTCAACTTGTACTGACGGTTATTTCGAGCGTTATTTTGATATTTGCGGGTGCTTTAAGTCGTTCCCCAGGTGCTAATCAGAACAGTCCAACAACCGGGATTGGAGTAGTTGTGACGATCTTTGGCATCGTCGTCTTGCTGTTTAATATGTACTGGGCTTTGTTTCGGTATGTGCCGATTGGTAGAAAATTGGATGGCAATCCATCAACCCGTCCTAAACGCCACGAAACCATCAAAGTTTTGCGGACGGGATTGATTGCCAGCTTAATTGGCATGTTGCTATCGCTACTTGGGGCGCAAGCAACCGTTGGTTTGTTGGCAGCCAAAGCTTTCAACCAGGGCATTGGTGGCTTTGTTAATACCGATCCTTCCAAGTTTATTCAACCCTTGGATATCTTAGTGGTTCAGGCGAGCGTCAATGTTGTCCTGGCTCAGTTTTTTGGAATTGCTGCCGCACTCTGGCTACTCAATCGGATTACCCGATAG